Proteins encoded by one window of Natronomonas salsuginis:
- a CDS encoding DUF5806 family protein: MAEDAQARVDGDRTETGVNDGDRPTDEPAAEDVPADVREYARFSKIDGATYERANEFLRDRTYITAREWAMARLCADFRTETGVEMTKIGQNLPELVPFMTDTYSPQAVNQARSSFDGKVRKAGATFLYGAMCDFYTAEELDELMYEITEVAKFLLEVEGVELTVDEELDAEERISSVMREVRESSAALRHDELCCPNCGHEMDAKSTEADD; the protein is encoded by the coding sequence ATGGCCGAGGACGCGCAGGCGAGGGTCGATGGGGACCGAACCGAGACCGGTGTAAACGACGGCGACCGACCGACCGACGAGCCGGCCGCCGAAGACGTCCCGGCGGACGTCCGCGAGTACGCCCGATTTTCGAAGATCGACGGGGCGACGTACGAGCGAGCCAACGAGTTCCTCCGCGATCGAACGTACATCACCGCCCGCGAGTGGGCAATGGCGCGTCTGTGTGCGGATTTCAGAACCGAAACCGGCGTCGAGATGACCAAGATCGGGCAGAACCTCCCGGAGCTCGTCCCGTTCATGACCGACACGTACAGCCCACAAGCCGTGAACCAAGCGCGATCGTCGTTCGACGGGAAAGTCCGGAAGGCCGGTGCGACGTTCCTATACGGCGCGATGTGTGATTTCTACACCGCGGAGGAACTCGACGAGTTGATGTACGAGATCACGGAGGTCGCGAAGTTCCTCCTCGAGGTCGAGGGCGTCGAGCTGACCGTCGACGAGGAGCTGGACGCCGAAGAGCGGATTTCGAGCGTGATGCGCGAGGTCAGAGAATCCTCGGCCGCGCTGCGGCACGACGAGTTGTGCTGTCCGAACTGCGGCCACGAGATGGATGCGAAATCGACCGAAGCGGACGATTAA